In Choloepus didactylus isolate mChoDid1 chromosome 6, mChoDid1.pri, whole genome shotgun sequence, one DNA window encodes the following:
- the LOC119537728 gene encoding olfactory receptor 143-like — MGMAVENDSFVTEFILMGLTDRRELQLPLFCLFLMNYVVTVVGNLILIHLICLNSHLHIPMYFFIFNLSFIDLCYSFVFTPKMLLSFNSEKNIISFAGCMAQLFFFGFFVISECYVLTAMAYDRYVAICRPLLYTITMSPQVCSLLMSASYVMGFAGAMAHTGCMIRLTFCGSNTINHYMCDVFPLLQLSCSSTYANELLASIIVDTVVILSSLIICMSYALILFSIFHMSSPTGWSKAFSTCGSHLVTVGLFYGSGLLTYVKPSSAGSLGQEKYFSVFYTNVVPMLNPLIYSLRNKDIKHALKNTLKRITNRAEPVVLP; from the coding sequence ATGGGAATGGCTGTGGAAAACGACTCTTTTGTGACTGAGTTCATCCTAATGGGATTAACAGACCGACGTGAGCTCCAATTACCACTGTTTTGTCTGTTCTTGATGAACTATGTGGTCACTGTGGTggggaatttaattttaattcaccTTATTTGCCTGAATTCCCACCTTCACATCCCCATGTACTTTTTCATCTTCAATCTCTCCTTCATTGATCTCTGCTATTCATTTGTCTTTACCCCCAAAATGCTCCTGAGCTTTAATTCAGAGAAAAACATCATCTCCTTTGCAGGATGCATGGCTCAGCTATTTTTCTTCGGCTTCTTTGTCATCTCTGAGTGCTATGTGCTGACAGCCATGGCCTATGATCGCTACGTGGCCATCTGTAGGCCCCTGCTATACACCATCACCATGTCCCCTCAGGTGTGTTCTCTGCTGATGTCTGCTTCATATGTGATGGGGTTTGCTGGTGCGATGGCTCACACAGGGTGCATGATCAGGCTGACATTTTGTGGTTCCAACACCATCAACCACTACATGTGTGACGTCTTCCCCCTGCTCCAGCTCTCCTGCAGCAGCACCTATGCCAATGAGCTCCTGGCTTCCATTATTGTGGACACAGTTGTCATACTATCTAGTCTTATTATCTGTATGTCTTATGCTCTGATTCTTTTCAGTATCTTTCACATGTCATCACCTACTGGCTGGTCCAAAGCCTTCAGCACCTGTGGCTCCCATTTAGTAACTGTTGGTCTTTTCTATGGATCTGGGCTGCTCACTTATGTCAAACCATCTTCTGCTGGTTCTTTGGGTCAGGAGAAATATTTCTCAGTGTTTTATACTAATGTGGTGCCCATGCTGAACCCCCTCATTTACAGCCTGAGGAACAAAGACATCAAACATGCTCTGAAGAACACCCTGAAGAGAATAACAAATAGAGCAGAACCAGTGGTGCTGCCTTAG